In the Choloepus didactylus isolate mChoDid1 chromosome 3, mChoDid1.pri, whole genome shotgun sequence genome, AGACAGCAAGTTATTGTTCTAAATTTGAACTTTAGCAATAAACTTACACCATAAGACAGCCATGTGCAATTTACAAACCTTAACTGGATCCtaaatttagaaacaaaaagaaaaaaagaaaacaggaggtATATTTCTGGAACAATTGGGATAATTTGAATATGTTCTCTTTCAGATGCATTTATTAAATTAACAAATTAGTTTTCTTGTCGCTGCTCTAACAAATTACagcaaacttagtggcttaaaatagcaCAGATTTatcctcttacagttctggaggtcagaagtctcaaataaaggtgtgggcagggctgtgttccttttggAGGCTTCAGGGGAGAAGGTTTCCTTGCCCTTTTCAGCTTCTAGATGCTGCCTGCATTCCCTGGCCCCTGGTTCCCTTCTTGCATTGCTACAAGCTCTTGATTCCATAGTCACTTCTACCAATACTATGGTCCTCCTGCCTGTTTCTTATGAGGACCATTGTGATCATATTCAGCGCACCccaataatccaggataatcccccatctcaagatccttaatttaatcatatctgcaaagaccctcttATCATGTAAGCTATCATATTTATAGGTTCCAGGGGTTAGGATGCAGACATCTTCCAGGGTCATTATTCAGAGTACCACAATAATAATATTGTAATTATGtagaatgtctttgttcttagtAGAAACATAATGTGAATTATTTAGTGGTAAAAATGTCATATACGAAACCTTCAAATAGCTCAGCAAACATACAGAaagagataaagcaaatgtgtCAAAGAGCATATAGCTACATAGGTATTCATTGTACTATTCTTCCAACTTTTCTGTAACTTtgaacttttcaaaataaaaagttgggtgaaaaatatattaaattccaTATTATATCTGGTTTAGATCTTTTCATTCTattaagatttcatttttaaaagttccactGTTTTTATGAAACTGTAATCACTTTAGACTGGTGGTCCCCCGATTTTTGGAATTTTCAACTaataaaatttcaaggaaaaaaaaaacaaaacatgcacTAAAGTATCACAGAGATAGCAAAACCAGGAAACAGTCATCACTTTTAGGCATAGGGCAGCAAAGAAGTGGAATTACTAAAACTGAAAAGCTTGGGAATAGGCCCCCTGGAGCTAAAACTCCAGCTTCCAGAGAATGGGGCACTACTTGCCTGGTACTGGTGTCTCTGAACTCAGAGAAGAGGCCCCACAGACTTGAGAACCAGACATTTGAAGAGGAGGCAACTGCGGGTTTAAGCTGGGGTCTCAAGGAGGCACAGTGTGATTGGTTCTGCTGGTGTTGGAAAAAAAACTCCAACACTCAGCTGCTGCTACTAGAAGGAATTTCTGCTGCCAGAGTGAAGAACTGTTGCTAGGATGAGATTGGCAGAATCAAGAAACACAGGAAGCAAACCAGAAGAAGTAAATCTCTTCCTTCTCCAGCCTTTCAGTGTCTCTCTGGTGCACTATATTGACAGAACATAACAGAGAGCCAGAAATGTTTGCAGAGTTCCAAAGGATGAGTTTGAAACTAAGAGATGGTTGCTTAATAATTGGCATGAGGGCCCTAATTTTAataagatgggggtggggtggtgaatAGAAATAGTAAATATTCTTTGTATAATTGACACACATGGACACTTTTTGGGGAGCTGACTTTCAGGTGGACTTTTGGACTTCATGTACAAAATTATCCCTATTTGAAAACTATTTGTTTCTTCTGGTGATATTAATAAGaggcatttgggatatttgtaGAATTTGGACAGGAAATTATGCAAGGGCCTATACTGATGTCTACATATAAAACTAGCTTCACTACTTCAGTAGCTACAGACTGGCTCAGAAATTCAGGATTATAAAATACACGTAGAGATTCACATAGAGTTTCTACAGCAACAAACTACAGGATTTGTGTGTTgtgtatttttttgtgttttttttttttgttgtgttgtgtatttttttttctgtatttttttttgctAGTGAGCTAGTTACAGCAAATTAAAAGGCTGTATCTGACACAAGGTtggaactcagtaaatatttgtagaatcaaAGGAAAGAGAATGGGCTATAGCTAAGGCTGAAAGATCACAGCATTAAAGGTTGAGGATTACTAAACAATGGTAAAGAGATGGAGGCTGCTGAGGCTAAGTTCCTTTAAGTCTCAGTGTCAGAGGAATGGACTAAAAAGAGAGCTGACTTACAAGGATGGAGCAATTGCGGCCTGCCTCATAAAAGAAAAGGTGGTTCTGAAATTGTGATCACTGACAAGAGAAATACTTTGATGAGTCTTCATTTAAGCAGACATCTTTGTGCAATTCCAGGACACTAGAAAATGAATGGACATGAATAAGCTCCTTTTTCTTATAAATCGGTGTTCTGATAGTTGAGGTTCTAGTCAGTATTGATTCCACAAAATTCAGTAAGTTAGTTTTTCCCATGATCTTAAAAGGTGGGTACAGACACGATTTTTCTATATGTCAATTAAAAAGAACATTCCTATTGTATTAAgttaacaaatatgtattgaatgatTATCAGAATTATGTCCAGTGCTTTGTGAGTAAGAACTATGGGATAGTCATTTTCCTTAAAGACCTTCAcatatttctgattttctgtttatgttttgttctgtcttgttttctttccaaagGATATTCAAGAATCACAAATCGATGCTGGGGAGCCTGTCAGAGATGACTACAAAAAGATGGGAACACTTTTCGGTGAACTGAACAAAAGCCTTATCAACATGGGCTTCACAAGGATGTATTTTGGAGAACGAATTGTGGAACCAGTAATAGTCATCTTCTTTTGGGTTATGCTATGGTTTCTTGGCCTACAAGCCTTCGGACTAGTTGCTGTTCTTTGCCTTGTCATTATTTATGTGCAACAGTAAAACATGGGCAAATGAGCTGTGGGTTGACATTTGGTAGCCATATTATGTAATTATGAATTTATATGTTTCACTATATGAAAGCTGAAAACAATTTGCCTTGTTTCAGATTATGTGCTGGTTGTTTTGTAATTAAATTTGTAAGTGGATATTGTCTAAAATTAAACTCAACTCTTGATTATAACAGGGTTGAATATATAATTTGTACCTTATTCAAAACTCTTGTTTCATTGCTGTGATCTGTGCCCACTTTAGACACCCTTATTCTACCCAAAGTCTTAAATAATACCACCAAAAAGTGAGCAGGGAAAATAAGAGGATATGAAATTAAAATCAGGTAACATAGTTCTAAAGCACTCCAGTGAAATATTGTAGaagaaaaaggatgaaaagaggatataaaaatatgttttaattggaAAACAACTCCCCTCCCACTCCCACTCGCACCAAATTAATCTCATTTTATTTGGGAAATGTTTGGAAGTTTTTGTCCCTGCTCAGCCCAAACCAATGGAAATGATAATTACCATACACTACCTTAGTATTTTGATGAAAATCAGTAAATCTAAAGATTGAAAAAGTATATATTATTGCTGAGGAAACTTCCCAAGTTAAAATGTAGCTTTTCAACAATGTAACACTTGGGCCTGGAATCACGTCAGTTAAGGTTTTACGCAATTTGTGGTGCTAATTACtttctgtgaattttttaagtcttaTAAGCCAGGTGCATCGTTGGCTGCACTCTAAAGTGATGCTATATTTTCTTGTATCTAACtggctgcatatttttttcctagggAGACATttgcagtttatttttctttcagaaatttacAATTTTATAGTTCTTTTATAACAATTATTCCAAGATTTAAAACAATGTATTTCCTATCTTggcatggatttttttccccaaaaattgATTTATATTAGGGTTgaaatattttaccattttaagaaaaaaaaaagctcattttTCTTTAGTATCTGTATTGGGAAATACAGTATTACAATATAAATCCAAATGCTTACATTTTGAGTTTAATAgccaattttaataatattcccCTTAGACTAAAGCCAAGTGAGTAATTGGCTAGCCATGTCATTAAAGTATCTTCATTAAGCACTTTGGGGTTTTATATTGAAATAAgcatttctttataaatatacCTTGAAAATGGAAAATGTCTTCTAGTGATGTTTTGGATTTTGTTAGAGAACCTAAAGACTTTGTACTCTCTTCTCAAAGACTGTATCTCCATAGACAGAGTGGTAGTTAAGATAATTATCTAGGAATTCAAGTTAAATACAAGGAAAATGCAATGGGACATTTTTATCTTTGATAACTCAATAACTAAAGCACACAGAATGTTTACTATTCTACTTTGTAAAGTTTCTGCCCAGtcctgttttaaaaatctttattctgtGAGTTCTCATTGTCTTCCTATTCTGAagcagaaaatttttttaaatgtttaacttACATTTCTGCAATCAGATAATGCAAAGCAAAAACACCAGACTAATACTAAAAAGTATTgtgcatttatataaatatggACCTTTTAAATTTTGACTTAAAAAAGACTTTGTACTATATGCAATATTTTCATAATAACTTTTATGTATTCAGCATAAGTATGAATTATTTGAAAAGGTGTTTTCATTTGTGCACAGTAGAGTTGTCGGGTTTTTAATGGAAGAGTCATGAGAATTTGTATATCtgcaaaaaatattaataagtacATTCTTTTCTAAAGCTatcagaaatttttatttctcttttgaataCAAAAagat is a window encoding:
- the FAM241A gene encoding uncharacterized protein FAM241A encodes the protein MCSAGELLPSGGGGERDEDGEVPAEQAAAETEWEPGESPRRRRRRSQEESEQDIQESQIDAGEPVRDDYKKMGTLFGELNKSLINMGFTRMYFGERIVEPVIVIFFWVMLWFLGLQAFGLVAVLCLVIIYVQQ